One Bacteroidota bacterium genomic window, TGCATGTCGAGTGCCATCAGGTGGGTATATCGGATAGCCCGAAATGGGCCAAGGTCGGTGAATTGCCCGTTCCAGAAGAACTTCATGAGTCCGCATGCAATACGGTTGCCTATGAGTGCCTGGGGCAACATAGCGCCGGCTTCTCGTTTCCCAACCATTCGCGAGCCAAGCACAAAATCTGCTTCATTGTCGCGAATCGGGTTGAGGAGCGTTACAATTTCTTCCGGATGGTCGCTGTAATCGCCATCCAGGAAAACAATAACGTCAGGCTCTTTGGTTTTTGCGTACGCGATACCGCGCAGGCAGGCCCATCCGTATCCTTTGTTGCTTTCCCTGATTACTGTAGCGCCGGCGGCTTTGGCATTGGCTTCAGTTTCGTCTGTGGACGCGTTGTTGACTACAACAACTTCTTCGACGAGGTCTTTGGGGAGGTCACCAATAACTTTGCCGATAGACCGGGCTTCATTGAATGCCGGAATGATTACAATAACTCGCATGGTCGGTTTATACGTCTTATGCAGCTTCCGGTGCACCCATTTGTTGCAGGGCGTCGCCGGCAAGTCGCATTGTGGTCCAGTCTGCCATGGGCTTGGCGCCGAGCTTTTCATAAAAGTCGATTGCCAACTGGTTCCAGTCGAGTACGTTCCAATCCAGGCGCTCGCAGTTATGGGCAACTGCGACGCGGGCCAATGCCTTCAGGAGCGCAAACCCTGTGCCTGTACCCCGGAAGTCTGGTAAAACAAACAAGTCTTCCAGGAAAATATTCCACCGGGTAAGGAACGTAGAATAATTGAAGAAATAGAGGGCCATCCCGATCACTTCACCATCTTGCTCAGCCACAAGTGCATGGCACCGGGGTTGGGCATCGGGAGAAAGGTGCCGGGCAAGTGCTGCTGCATCCGGATTTGATTCGTGCGATAAATGCTCGTAATCAGCCAGTGCATTGATCAAGAAGGAGAGCCGCCCAGCATCTGCCGGCGTGGCTTCGCGTATTTGCAATGACATAGTACAGGTTACCGAAGGGCCAGTCAGCAAAACGGCTCAGGTATGTGTTTACCTGAGCCGTTTTCCGTTACCGGTAATTGCCATAAAAATCATCTTCATCAAAATCATCATCGTCCTTGATCGGACCAATAGAGGATAACATCGACCCCATCATGTCCGTGTAGGTAGCATTTGCATCTGCAAAATCTTTCCCAAGCATTGAGTACTGATGCAGGGCATCAAGGATGAATTCCATCGCTGTAGCAGCTTCTGCAACGTCTTTGGGTTTGGTGTATTTGTTGATGATTGCCTCAAGTCCTTTTACAGACTTCAGCATTTTGTGGTAAGCCTCAAATTTCAGGTCGTTACTCAGCCTGAGTTCATTCCCTTTAGAGAACCAGGTGATAACTTCCTGGTATGGCGAGCGGCCTTCTTTTTTGTCGTCTGGGTCGGGGAAATAGTGGGTGAAAACTGACTTGATGGCGCGGCCAATCAGGAGTCGGGCGACATTCTGTGCGCCTTCCTGCTCTCCTTCATATACGAGTTCTACCTTACCGGTAACCGCCGGCTCAACTGAAATCAGATCCGACATCCGGACAGTAGTCTCAGACTCATCGTTCAAGAGGGCCCGTTGCTCTGCAGACGAAATCAGGTCTTCCAGCGCTGCACGCGTCATACGTACGGAAACACCGGATTTCTGGTCAACATATTCGCTATTTCGTGCTTCAACAGCGACTTGCTCGATGATTTCCCGGAAGTAATAGGGAATATTTACCTTAACCGCGTCTTCGCCATCTCGCTCGTCCCAGGCTTCTTGCCGTGTAATCTCTACGCCAATCTCAATGGTTTTTGGGTAATGTGTGATGATCTGGCTGTCGATCCGGTCTTTGAGCGGTGTGATAATGTTACCGCGGTTGGTATAGTCTTCCGGGTTAGCGGAGAAGATCATCATGATGTCCAGCGGAAACCGGATGTTGAACCCGCGAATCTGGATATCCTGCTCTTCCATAATATTCAGCAAGCCGACCTGTATCCGTGGCTGCAAATCGGGCAGCTCATTGATCGCGAAAATGCCGCGATGTGTACGAGGAATGATGCCGAAATGGATCACTTCCTCGTCAGCATAGGTCAGTCGTAAGTTGGCTGCTTTGATGGGATCAATGTCGCCGATAAGGTCCGCGATGGTTGTATCAGGTGTCGCCAGTTTTTCTGCGTACCGCTTGTTACGATGGAGCCAGTCAATGGGGGTGTCGTCCCCTTGCTCAGCGATGAGGTCGCGCGCGTATTTGGAGATCGGAGAAAGCGGATCATCATTGATCTCACTGCCGGCTACCACCGGTATGTATTCATCAAGCAACTGCGGCAGCAACCGGATAATCCGGCTTTTTGCCTGGCCGCGTAGCCCGAGCAGAATGAAATCGTGCCGGCCCAGCACCGCATTCTGTATCTGTGGGATAACGGTCTGATCGTAGCCCAGGATACCCTGAAAAACAGAAGTACCCGATTTGAGCCTTGTAATCAAGTTGCTACGCATTTCGTCCTTTATTGACCGAGGCGCATAACCTGATGCTTTGAGTTGGCCGAGCGTATTAATTTTGTTCACAGAAGATGCATTCATGTATCAAAATCCTGGGCAGTTTTACGAAGGGTAGCACGCGACCGGGATGAAGCAGTTCCCAGGGACGAATTTCTGTCCTTTTGCAGCGGAGGGGAGGTATGGCTGGGGCGTATTGGGGCGTGCTAATGCCGTAGCATCAGGCACAGGAATACTACGCTTATTTGTAAGGGGCAAACTGATAGAGGGCCAGTTTAGGCTCAGGCTCTATAAAGATAACGGCAAGTTCAACCGTGCTGTCAGCTTTAACGCGTACGTCCAGGTCAACGGGGCGAAATTCCTTGCTAAACAGCGGCGTATCCTGTACGAGCCTTTTTGTCAGTTGGCCGTTTCTGTCAAATTGGTCTATACGCAGCCAGCCGGGGCGGATGTTAAGCGCATAGAGGTGTTTGTCTGTTACAGCAGCCGAAGGCATGAGTAGGGGTGGTTCGTCAACGTCTCCCAGCATGAAAGCACGGCTGCGTGGCAGCATGGGGGAATCAAATCCGTTAAGGTTAAGGGTGTCAACCCGGCCGTCAGGCAGGACGATGTCTGCAATCGGACGGTAACCACAAAGGCTGATCAGGGAATCGCCCCAGATGCGCAACATGCCGGCATGGCGCCACAACGGGCCTTCGAGCATGCTTTTTTCGACAACCCTGCCCTCCATGTCGAGTTTTGCAATGTAGCCGTCAAAGCCTTCGCCAATTACTTTGAAGTAGACGTTGTCCCCTGCTGCAGTGGCATACTGCAACCGTTGTTCGGATGGCGCATCGGGTGGCGTTGGAATTTGGAAAACTGAGCGATCTTCGTAGAAAAAATCGATTCTTTGGGCGTCAGGATTTAACACCAATAGCGTATCACCTTTAACCCCGGCCAGGTAGGGGAAGGAAAAGAGGGTAGACTCGACCGTTTGGTTGAGGACGCCGGTTGGCAGGAATTCGTAGACTACATTTTGCTGGACATCGCTGACATAAATTTGGTCATCATCGCCAAAAAGGACGGTGCGTGGGTATTGCAGCGGTTGATCTGCGTTGCCGGCAGTTTCCCATACCAGGCTCAATGTGTCGACAGGTGTGCTTTCTGCGAGTCTGCGGGAAAGGGAATCTGCGGGAAATAGCGCCCGTGATTCACGGCGTTGACACGCTGTTGGAAAGCAGCCCGATACAAAAAGGAGCAGAATAAGCAGGAGTAACGGGCTATTATGAATTCTGCTGTAGAGAGGACGCAGCGGGGACATATCCTATGACCTGGGAGATATGATTAAGGGGTGATAAGAAGCTGTGCTGATAGAAATTCTCGCACGCGTAATTGTGGTCCTTTATGTCCTGGCACCGCAAACCCTGTCCGCAAACTTGGTTGCAGTGCCCTAAACGTCATCGTCCCTGACAAAGAGGACGACGGATTATTTGCCCTTAATATATGAAAATCCTGCGTTTAGGTTGCTGGAAGAAATGGTTAACCTTGCCGCCCAATTTCCATGCTCAGATTGACCATGCGGGCATCGCGCAGCACTTCGAGCTTAACGGTGTCGCCCGGGCGGAAGTCATAAAGCCGGCCAGCGAGGTCGATCTGGTTGTCAATTTCTTCACCTTCAAAGGACAGAATGACATCATAGGGCCTGAAGCCAGCGCGTTCAGCTGGTGAGTCGGGGTCTACGTCGCGCACAATAAAGCCGCGGGCCTGTGCAAGGCCTAGCGCACGCGCAATTCGGTCGTTGACATCTAGCCCACGAAGACCAGTATAGTACGACCTGTCAACTTCGCCGTTGGTGCGTAGCTCGTTGACAATGTCCCGTGCTTTGTGCGCAGGTACCGCAAAGCCCAACCCGATAGAGCCCGTGCTGCCTCTTGCTGTGTAGATAAAAGTATTTACGCCAATAACTTCGCCCAATGCATTGATAAGCGGGCCGCCTGAGTTGCCCTGGTTGATGGCGGCATCCGTTTGAATCATGTCTCTGTAGACGCGGTTTTCCTGGGGTTGAAAGTCGCGACCCACGCCGCTAATAACGCCAACGGTTACTGTTGGCTCTGCGGCCTCAAAAAGGCCAAACGGATTTCCCAACGCGATGGCCCATTCACCAGGGATCGGATTGGTTGATTCTGAGAAGTTGAGGTGGGGTAGCGCCATGGACGTATCCACTTTTAACAACGCAAGGTCTGTCGCTTCATCCCGGCCCACCAGTTCAGCTTCTAGCGTTGCCCCATCCATAAAAGCGACGGTGATTTGGGCGGCGTTGTGTGCTACGTGTTCATTGGTCACGATATAGCCGTCTGAGGAAATAACAAATCCAGATCCGACAGCCTGTACTTGCCGCTCGTAGACCCGTGATCGTCGCCGGCCAAAAAAGTATTCCATCCAGGGGTCACCGGCAAAGGGGTCGGTATACTGTACGCGCTCTACTCCTATTACGTTTACGCTTACCACAGCCGGACTCGCCTTCTCAACAGCATAGGTGATGGCATTTTGCCGGCTCAACATAACCTGTGTATTGGCTTCCGCAACGCTGGCAAAGTCTGTTGCAGCGGACTGCGGTTCATTGGGCTCCTGAGATTGAGCTTGCTGATTGCAAGACATCAGGCAGCATGTGGCAATAAACAGGGCGAGACGTACCATAAACCAGGCTAATGCTAAATTGGATGATTTGATGATACCTACGTGAGGAATACGCGCTAGTTTCTTTTTTACGTGTGATTAGCAATTCTTCGCGCTGGCCTGACCATTGTTGCTGTGTCCCGTTTTTTTGATCAGAATCCCTGTCACATCTCTTTAAGCTAACAGATCGAAAAGCCGATACCAGATGGAGGACTTCTGCTGTCTTTTGGCAGCACCTGGATATGGAGTTCACATTTTCAGAGATAGCAAAGGCGTACTGATGGCTAAAATTCTCATTGTTGAGGACGAAGACGAACTGCGAAACGCAATTCGTCGCACGCTGGAAATAAACGGCTACGAAGTTACAACAGCTGAGGAAGGCCGCAAAGCCCTGCTGCTAATTGAAGAAGACCGTCCAGACCTTGTATTAACCGATATTTTCATGCCTGGCATGGAAGGCCTTGAAACAATTCAACGGCTGGCAGGGGCACACCCAGGTTTGCCTATTGTGGTTATGACAGGCTCGCTTGATCGTCTTTTCCTTGATCTCGGGCTCAAATTTGGTGCAGTTCATGGCCTCAACAAGCCATTCAGTACCGATGAATTGCTTATTGCGATAAGTGAATCACTGGAATCTAGCGCAGACACATCCGCGCACTCAGCCTGAAGAAATTTCAATAACCAAATAAGCTGGCATCATGAAAGGAGTTGTTTTTACAGAGTTTTTAGAGATGGTGGAGGATACGTTCTCCCCGGAAGTCGCTGATGAAATGATTGTTTCTTCCAAGCTGGAGTCACAAGGATTTTATACGGCCGTTGGCACATACGATCACCGCGAAATGGTAGAGATGGTCACCCAGTTGAGTAGCATGACCGGTGTACCAATTGGTGATCTGCTTGAAAAGTATGGCGTCTACCTCTTTCAAAAGTTGATCGAAAGCTATCCTGGCTTTCTTGACGGCATTGACGGCGCTTTTGATTTTCTGAAAACAATCGACAACCACATTCACGTGGAAGTTCAGAAGCTGTACCCACAGGCTGAACTGCCAAAGTTTGATTACGAAGTGGTTGATGATCGTACGCTAATCATGAAGTATGCCTCGCCGCGTGGTTTTGCCGCCTTTGCTTATGGTATGATGACCGGTTGTATTGCCTATTTCAAAGAAGACATCCATGTAGCGCAGAAAGATCTTTCTGACGGCACAGGTAAAGTCGCTGAATTTACCCTT contains:
- a CDS encoding glycosyltransferase family 2 protein, with protein sequence MRVIVIIPAFNEARSIGKVIGDLPKDLVEEVVVVNNASTDETEANAKAAGATVIRESNKGYGWACLRGIAYAKTKEPDVIVFLDGDYSDHPEEIVTLLNPIRDNEADFVLGSRMVGKREAGAMLPQALIGNRIACGLMKFFWNGQFTDLGPFRAIRYTHLMALDMQDKTYGWTIEMQIKALKAEIRYKEVPVSYRKRVGVSKITGTVSGTLKASFKILWTIAYYALATSQRASLVMKERIQAAT
- a CDS encoding GNAT family N-acetyltransferase encodes the protein MSLQIREATPADAGRLSFLINALADYEHLSHESNPDAAALARHLSPDAQPRCHALVAEQDGEVIGMALYFFNYSTFLTRWNIFLEDLFVLPDFRGTGTGFALLKALARVAVAHNCERLDWNVLDWNQLAIDFYEKLGAKPMADWTTMRLAGDALQQMGAPEAA
- a CDS encoding AAA family ATPase yields the protein MNASSVNKINTLGQLKASGYAPRSIKDEMRSNLITRLKSGTSVFQGILGYDQTVIPQIQNAVLGRHDFILLGLRGQAKSRIIRLLPQLLDEYIPVVAGSEINDDPLSPISKYARDLIAEQGDDTPIDWLHRNKRYAEKLATPDTTIADLIGDIDPIKAANLRLTYADEEVIHFGIIPRTHRGIFAINELPDLQPRIQVGLLNIMEEQDIQIRGFNIRFPLDIMMIFSANPEDYTNRGNIITPLKDRIDSQIITHYPKTIEIGVEITRQEAWDERDGEDAVKVNIPYYFREIIEQVAVEARNSEYVDQKSGVSVRMTRAALEDLISSAEQRALLNDESETTVRMSDLISVEPAVTGKVELVYEGEQEGAQNVARLLIGRAIKSVFTHYFPDPDDKKEGRSPYQEVITWFSKGNELRLSNDLKFEAYHKMLKSVKGLEAIINKYTKPKDVAEAATAMEFILDALHQYSMLGKDFADANATYTDMMGSMLSSIGPIKDDDDFDEDDFYGNYR
- a CDS encoding trypsin-like peptidase domain-containing protein is translated as MVRLALFIATCCLMSCNQQAQSQEPNEPQSAATDFASVAEANTQVMLSRQNAITYAVEKASPAVVSVNVIGVERVQYTDPFAGDPWMEYFFGRRRSRVYERQVQAVGSGFVISSDGYIVTNEHVAHNAAQITVAFMDGATLEAELVGRDEATDLALLKVDTSMALPHLNFSESTNPIPGEWAIALGNPFGLFEAAEPTVTVGVISGVGRDFQPQENRVYRDMIQTDAAINQGNSGGPLINALGEVIGVNTFIYTARGSTGSIGLGFAVPAHKARDIVNELRTNGEVDRSYYTGLRGLDVNDRIARALGLAQARGFIVRDVDPDSPAERAGFRPYDVILSFEGEEIDNQIDLAGRLYDFRPGDTVKLEVLRDARMVNLSMEIGRQG
- a CDS encoding response regulator, yielding MAKILIVEDEDELRNAIRRTLEINGYEVTTAEEGRKALLLIEEDRPDLVLTDIFMPGMEGLETIQRLAGAHPGLPIVVMTGSLDRLFLDLGLKFGAVHGLNKPFSTDELLIAISESLESSADTSAHSA
- a CDS encoding heme NO-binding domain-containing protein encodes the protein MKGVVFTEFLEMVEDTFSPEVADEMIVSSKLESQGFYTAVGTYDHREMVEMVTQLSSMTGVPIGDLLEKYGVYLFQKLIESYPGFLDGIDGAFDFLKTIDNHIHVEVQKLYPQAELPKFDYEVVDDRTLIMKYASPRGFAAFAYGMMTGCIAYFKEDIHVAQKDLSDGTGKVAEFTLTKQG